Proteins co-encoded in one Granulicella cerasi genomic window:
- a CDS encoding permease, with translation MRADAHSLGVTPYSPHATAFLDWRLKSPLRGPLVVLANLAVVVALSHFPALRPNLWIALPTLAIALGTWDTLRNLHVRWDMRQAGLVLCVYMDMMALFIALFCLVYPYFNLSAGSL, from the coding sequence ATGAGAGCCGATGCCCATTCTCTCGGAGTGACACCTTACAGCCCGCACGCAACGGCGTTCCTGGACTGGCGCCTGAAGTCGCCGTTGCGTGGGCCGCTCGTGGTGCTTGCCAACCTCGCAGTGGTCGTCGCCCTGTCGCATTTCCCCGCACTGCGACCCAACTTGTGGATCGCGCTCCCAACGCTTGCCATCGCCCTCGGCACTTGGGATACGCTCCGCAACCTGCACGTGCGCTGGGACATGCGACAGGCGGGCCTCGTGCTCTGCGTATACATGGACATGATGGCGCTGTTCATCGCGCTCTTCTGCCTCGTCTATCCGTACTTCAACCTCAGCGCAGGTTCCCTGTAG
- a CDS encoding SDR family oxidoreductase, producing the protein MKHTGNTIFITGGGSGIGRALAEASQKAGNTVIISGRRKDKLDEVTAANPGMHSIVLDVESPESIASVAKELIAKFPALNVVINNAGIMSMDGVDKPVDDKQVTSIVTTNLLGPIRITSAFIEHLKAQPGAAIAYVTSGLAFTPLAPTATYNATKAAIHSYALSQRYLLAGTNVKVIEIAPPYVQTELMGDHQKSDPRAMPLDEYIAETMKLLGEGHDEILVERVLPLRNNAGPNEHAFVKQFNDMMSGH; encoded by the coding sequence TTGAAGCACACAGGAAATACGATTTTCATTACGGGCGGCGGATCGGGCATCGGTCGCGCATTGGCAGAGGCCTCGCAGAAGGCTGGCAACACGGTCATCATCTCGGGACGTCGCAAAGACAAGCTCGATGAGGTAACGGCAGCGAACCCGGGTATGCACTCGATCGTGCTCGACGTGGAGAGTCCGGAGAGCATTGCGTCGGTGGCGAAGGAACTGATTGCGAAGTTCCCGGCGCTGAATGTGGTGATCAACAACGCGGGCATCATGAGCATGGACGGCGTGGACAAGCCTGTCGATGACAAGCAGGTAACGTCGATTGTGACGACGAACCTGCTGGGGCCGATTCGCATCACGTCGGCGTTCATCGAGCACCTGAAGGCTCAGCCCGGAGCGGCGATTGCCTACGTGACGTCAGGGCTTGCGTTCACTCCGCTGGCTCCGACGGCGACGTACAACGCGACGAAGGCTGCGATTCACTCGTATGCTCTGTCGCAGCGTTATCTGCTGGCGGGAACGAATGTGAAGGTGATCGAGATCGCTCCGCCGTACGTGCAGACGGAGTTGATGGGTGATCACCAGAAGAGCGATCCGCGCGCGATGCCGCTCGATGAGTACATCGCTGAGACGATGAAACTGCTCGGCGAAGGCCATGACGAGATCCTGGTGGAGCGCGTATTGCCGCTGCGCAACAACGCTGGTCCGAACGAGCACGCGTTTGTGAAGCAGTTCAACGACATGATGTCGGGCCACTAA
- a CDS encoding winged helix-turn-helix transcriptional regulator, which produces MPASKTKGHAAVCPISNERVELLVTEIIGRVADKWTMLILEELEQHGTLRFTEVRKCVPGISQKMLTQTLRQMERDGIVLRTVHPVVPPHVDYELTELGGCLGEAFCGVWQWAEKNFARIEKSRAAFDKRAEKAATKTAATR; this is translated from the coding sequence ATGCCCGCCAGCAAAACCAAAGGCCATGCCGCAGTCTGCCCCATCTCGAACGAACGCGTCGAACTCCTCGTCACAGAGATCATCGGCCGCGTCGCCGACAAGTGGACCATGCTCATTCTCGAAGAACTTGAGCAGCACGGCACGCTGCGCTTCACCGAAGTCCGCAAATGCGTTCCCGGCATCAGCCAGAAGATGCTCACGCAAACCCTGCGCCAGATGGAGCGCGACGGCATCGTGCTGCGCACCGTTCATCCCGTCGTTCCGCCGCACGTAGACTACGAACTCACCGAGCTCGGCGGCTGCCTTGGTGAAGCCTTCTGCGGCGTCTGGCAGTGGGCCGAGAAGAACTTTGCGCGCATCGAAAAGAGCCGCGCCGCCTTCGATAAGCGCGCCGAAAAAGCTGCGACGAAGACCGCTGCAACGCGCTAG
- a CDS encoding purine-nucleoside phosphorylase, producing the protein MSDNTQQEAKPLDQFTRATQALTHIFLKTEVKPVVGIILGSGLGNFASQVENADVIPYDEIPGWPLSTVEGHSGKLVLGTIAGVPVAVMQGRVHAYEGYEMNEVVFPMRVLGMLGCKKLIVTNAAGGINTSYGEGALVNITDHINNTGRNAAIGPNDKRFAVQSGFGQRFFDMSNAYSPRLNALAKAEAARQGIALHEGVYMAVLGPSYETPAEIRAFRTLGADLVGMSTVHEVIIARHMGIEVLGFSLVTNMAAGVMPEANINHEEVMQIGKRLEPQFASLVKALVPQVAAA; encoded by the coding sequence ATGAGCGATAACACACAGCAAGAAGCCAAGCCTCTCGACCAATTTACGCGCGCCACCCAGGCCCTCACGCACATCTTCCTCAAGACCGAAGTGAAGCCGGTCGTAGGCATCATCCTCGGCTCGGGCCTCGGCAACTTCGCCTCGCAGGTCGAGAACGCCGACGTGATCCCCTACGACGAGATCCCCGGCTGGCCGCTCTCCACCGTCGAAGGCCACAGCGGCAAACTCGTGCTCGGCACCATCGCCGGTGTGCCCGTCGCCGTGATGCAGGGCCGGGTGCATGCGTACGAAGGCTACGAGATGAACGAGGTCGTCTTCCCCATGCGCGTGCTCGGCATGTTGGGATGCAAGAAGCTCATCGTCACCAACGCCGCCGGCGGTATCAACACCAGCTACGGCGAAGGCGCGCTGGTGAATATCACCGACCACATCAACAACACCGGACGCAATGCTGCCATCGGCCCGAACGACAAGCGCTTTGCGGTGCAAAGCGGCTTCGGCCAGCGCTTCTTCGATATGTCCAACGCCTACTCGCCGCGCCTGAACGCGCTCGCCAAGGCCGAGGCCGCCAGGCAAGGCATCGCGTTGCACGAAGGCGTCTACATGGCTGTGCTCGGCCCCAGCTACGAGACACCGGCAGAGATCCGCGCCTTCCGCACACTCGGCGCCGACCTCGTCGGCATGAGCACGGTGCACGAAGTCATCATCGCGCGCCACATGGGCATCGAAGTTCTCGGCTTCTCGCTGGTCACGAACATGGCCGCAGGCGTGATGCCCGAAGCGAACATCAACCACGAAGAAGTGATGCAGATCGGCAAGCGCCTCGAGCCACAATTCGCCTCGCTGGTAAAGGCACTCGTGCCGCAAGTCGCAGCTGCTTAA
- the udk gene encoding uridine kinase, which yields MSTEPEQLTFLTKPIIIGIAGCSGSGKTTLARELATQLDAALFPFDFYYRDLSHLPVDERAEQNFDHPNSLEHELLVEHVRHLGQGKAVARPVYDFSVHTRVPDEFDELAPRRYVIVEGILALHYAELLPLYDFSIYVDAPNEVCLNRRIYRDMRERGRTEDSVRAQFDATAKPMAEQYVIPSQTNATMTVTGTESLDWSIELILRKLNEMKLT from the coding sequence ATGTCCACCGAACCAGAACAGCTCACCTTCCTCACGAAGCCCATCATCATCGGCATCGCGGGCTGCTCCGGCTCCGGCAAAACGACCCTCGCGCGCGAGCTCGCCACGCAACTCGACGCCGCGCTCTTCCCCTTCGACTTCTACTATCGCGATCTCTCGCATCTCCCGGTCGACGAACGGGCCGAACAGAACTTCGACCATCCCAATTCGCTCGAGCACGAGCTCCTGGTCGAGCATGTTCGCCACCTCGGCCAGGGTAAGGCCGTCGCCCGTCCCGTCTACGACTTCAGCGTGCACACACGCGTCCCTGATGAGTTCGACGAACTCGCACCGCGCCGCTACGTGATCGTCGAAGGCATCCTCGCGCTGCACTACGCCGAGCTGCTGCCTCTCTACGACTTCAGCATCTACGTCGACGCCCCGAACGAAGTCTGCCTGAACCGCCGCATCTACCGCGACATGCGCGAGCGCGGCCGCACCGAAGACTCCGTCCGCGCCCAGTTCGACGCCACAGCCAAGCCCATGGCCGAGCAGTACGTCATCCCCTCGCAAACCAACGCGACCATGACCGTTACCGGCACCGAGAGCCTCGATTGGTCCATCGAACTGATCTTGCGCAAGCTGAATGAGATGAAGCTGACGTAG
- a CDS encoding GGDEF domain-containing protein, whose product MLIESLQPSLLAACSVFLSLIVLREHSRLADAWIVLTMICYLLRTQLLYNELYLEQENLRSESAQMQALALHDSLTGIPNRRGFEQLVTEILLREDSAEYAVLLIDTDNFKVVNDTHGHLTGDAVLCGIALALKAMTAQFEGAVCARLGGDEFAVFIPDQPVQSVQAGADEFRLAVQDAGLPGELGDGRTRSSLTATVSIGIAMFDRHHLPLGMLLRAADIALYRAKDGGRDRVEVVFPHRVDDEELQTRLETYPRVGREPPASAAH is encoded by the coding sequence GTGTTGATTGAGAGTCTGCAACCTTCTCTATTAGCTGCTTGCAGCGTGTTTCTCTCGCTCATTGTGTTGCGTGAACATAGCCGCCTGGCGGATGCATGGATCGTGCTGACGATGATCTGCTACCTTTTGCGAACACAGCTGCTTTACAACGAGCTGTATCTCGAGCAAGAGAACCTTCGCTCCGAGTCTGCGCAGATGCAGGCGCTTGCGCTGCACGACTCGCTGACCGGAATTCCAAACCGCCGCGGCTTCGAGCAACTAGTGACGGAGATACTGCTGCGCGAGGATTCGGCGGAATACGCGGTGCTTCTTATCGATACCGATAACTTCAAGGTAGTGAACGACACTCACGGCCATTTGACAGGGGATGCCGTGCTCTGCGGAATTGCGTTGGCGCTGAAGGCGATGACTGCCCAGTTTGAAGGCGCAGTATGCGCGCGTCTTGGGGGCGATGAGTTCGCCGTGTTTATACCGGATCAGCCCGTTCAGTCGGTGCAAGCAGGAGCCGATGAGTTTCGTCTTGCCGTGCAGGATGCCGGGCTGCCAGGAGAGCTGGGCGATGGCCGAACGCGCAGTTCGTTAACCGCTACCGTAAGCATTGGCATTGCGATGTTTGATCGGCATCACCTACCGCTTGGCATGCTGCTGCGCGCTGCGGACATTGCGCTGTATCGTGCGAAGGATGGCGGGAGAGATCGTGTCGAGGTTGTGTTCCCACATCGCGTCGACGATGAGGAGTTACAGACGCGGCTGGAAACGTATCCTCGCGTGGGGCGCGAACCGCCTGCGAGCGCTGCGCATTAG
- a CDS encoding 1,9-bis(guanidino)-5-aza-nonane synthase, producing MATKQELLTTPIKHINIAEHNVVPLVDAMASMAYSSRDLARAANIYDMMLRDTECGVILCLAGSLISAGLQKVIIDLVRNHMVDAIVSTGANIVDQDFFEALGFRHYVAGEEYKYGAGDADLREMMIDRIYDTFIDEEELRICDDTTEKIINSLEPRAYSSRELIAAMGKYLVDNGRTPQAGADDSIVLACYELNVPIFCPAFSDCSFGFGIVAHQHANAGKPVVAIDSGKDFYELTQIKIANPTTGLLMIGGGVPKNFAQDIVVAADILGVEASMHKYAIQITVADSRDGALSGSTLKEASSWGKVDLTFEQMVYAEATIAFPLIAGYAFHKNAQAGRTGKAFSEVLQQPVAV from the coding sequence ATGGCGACCAAACAAGAACTTCTGACAACCCCGATTAAGCACATCAACATTGCCGAGCACAACGTCGTGCCGTTGGTCGATGCGATGGCTTCGATGGCTTACTCGTCGCGCGATCTGGCGCGCGCTGCCAACATTTACGACATGATGCTCCGCGACACGGAGTGCGGCGTCATCCTTTGCCTTGCTGGCTCGCTGATTTCGGCTGGTCTGCAGAAGGTCATCATCGATCTCGTTCGCAACCACATGGTCGACGCGATTGTTTCGACCGGTGCGAACATCGTCGATCAGGACTTCTTCGAGGCCCTCGGCTTCCGCCACTACGTTGCGGGCGAAGAGTACAAGTACGGCGCGGGCGATGCTGACCTGCGCGAGATGATGATCGACCGTATCTACGACACCTTCATCGACGAAGAAGAACTGCGCATCTGCGACGACACGACTGAGAAGATCATCAACTCGCTCGAGCCGCGTGCGTACTCGTCGCGCGAGTTGATCGCCGCGATGGGCAAGTATCTGGTGGACAACGGCCGCACGCCGCAGGCGGGCGCAGACGACTCGATCGTTCTGGCTTGCTATGAGCTGAACGTGCCGATCTTCTGCCCGGCGTTCTCGGATTGCTCGTTCGGCTTCGGCATTGTGGCTCACCAGCATGCAAACGCTGGCAAGCCGGTGGTGGCGATTGACTCGGGCAAGGACTTCTACGAGCTGACGCAGATCAAGATTGCGAACCCGACGACGGGCCTGCTGATGATCGGCGGCGGCGTGCCGAAGAACTTCGCACAGGACATCGTGGTGGCTGCGGACATCCTTGGCGTGGAAGCGTCGATGCACAAGTACGCGATCCAGATCACGGTAGCTGACTCGCGCGATGGCGCTCTTTCGGGCTCGACCCTGAAGGAAGCCAGCTCGTGGGGCAAGGTCGACCTGACCTTTGAGCAGATGGTTTACGCAGAAGCGACGATCGCGTTCCCGCTGATCGCTGGCTACGCGTTCCACAAGAACGCGCAGGCTGGCCGTACGGGCAAGGCGTTCTCGGAAGTGCTGCAGCAGCCGGTTGCTGTGTAA
- a CDS encoding helix-turn-helix transcriptional regulator, whose product MNNRLKDLRGERGWSQAYLAEQLEVSRQSVNAIETGKYDPSLPLAFRIARLFALPIETIFSDNE is encoded by the coding sequence ATGAATAACCGGCTGAAGGACCTGCGCGGCGAGCGCGGCTGGTCGCAGGCGTACCTGGCCGAGCAGCTTGAGGTTTCGCGGCAGAGTGTGAACGCGATTGAGACGGGGAAGTACGATCCGTCGCTGCCGCTGGCGTTTCGGATAGCGCGATTGTTTGCGCTGCCGATCGAGACGATTTTTTCGGACAACGAATAA
- a CDS encoding nicotinate phosphoribosyltransferase: MNVNFAERAHNHNFKLDPIVRSLLDTDFYKLLMLQFVWKNFPTTHVTSEVHNRTVRVRLAERISAEALRDQMEHVRGLRFLKSELVWLAGNSFYGTRQIFEPAFLDWLEHKHRLSDYEIHEEDGQLILRFSGLWSEVTMWEVYALAIVSEMKTRAALAELNELELDVLYARAKTRLWDKIELLRKVPGLRISDFGTRRRHSFLWQEYCVQAMDAALNTNAADQRFVGTSNTALAYKHNLEAIGTNAHELPMVLAAIASRGSDEELRQSQYRVLELWQRSYGGELLIMLPDTFGTTQFLEGAPPFVTRWTGERVDSKDPFIAGEEYLTWLEQRGEDPRKKRLIASDGLDANTIVRLHEHFSQRIRFSAGWGTLLTNDFRDCHPRGPEEGQATFEPISMVCKITSADGIPTVKLSDNPGKASGPAELVERYRKAFGSPVLEELPILV, from the coding sequence ATGAACGTGAACTTCGCCGAACGCGCCCATAATCACAACTTCAAGCTCGACCCCATCGTGCGTTCGCTGCTCGACACGGACTTCTACAAGCTGCTCATGCTGCAGTTCGTCTGGAAGAACTTTCCGACCACGCACGTGACCAGCGAAGTGCATAACCGCACCGTGCGCGTGCGGCTCGCCGAGCGCATCTCCGCCGAAGCACTGCGCGACCAGATGGAGCATGTGCGCGGACTGCGCTTTCTCAAGTCCGAACTCGTCTGGCTCGCGGGCAATAGCTTCTACGGCACGCGCCAGATCTTCGAACCCGCGTTCCTCGACTGGCTCGAGCACAAGCACAGACTCAGCGACTATGAGATCCACGAAGAAGACGGACAGCTCATCCTGCGCTTCTCCGGCCTCTGGTCCGAGGTGACGATGTGGGAGGTCTACGCGCTCGCCATCGTCAGCGAAATGAAGACCCGCGCCGCTCTCGCCGAGCTGAACGAGCTTGAGCTCGACGTCCTCTACGCACGCGCGAAGACGCGCCTCTGGGACAAGATCGAGCTGCTGCGTAAAGTGCCCGGCCTGCGCATCTCCGACTTCGGCACGCGCCGCCGCCACAGCTTCCTGTGGCAGGAGTACTGCGTGCAGGCGATGGACGCCGCACTCAACACGAACGCCGCCGACCAACGCTTTGTCGGCACTTCGAACACCGCGCTCGCGTATAAACACAACCTCGAAGCCATCGGTACCAACGCGCATGAGCTTCCGATGGTACTCGCGGCGATCGCCTCGCGCGGCAGCGACGAAGAGCTGCGGCAGTCGCAGTATCGCGTACTTGAACTCTGGCAGCGCAGCTACGGCGGCGAACTGCTCATCATGCTGCCCGACACCTTCGGCACGACACAGTTCCTCGAAGGCGCGCCTCCCTTCGTTACGCGCTGGACCGGCGAGCGCGTGGACTCGAAGGATCCATTCATCGCGGGCGAAGAGTACCTTACGTGGCTGGAACAGCGTGGTGAAGACCCGCGCAAAAAACGCCTCATCGCCAGCGACGGCCTTGACGCCAACACGATCGTTCGCCTGCACGAACACTTCTCGCAGCGCATTCGCTTCTCTGCGGGTTGGGGCACGCTGCTCACCAACGACTTCCGCGACTGCCATCCGCGTGGCCCTGAAGAGGGACAAGCAACCTTCGAGCCGATCTCGATGGTCTGCAAGATCACGAGCGCCGACGGCATCCCGACAGTGAAGCTCAGCGACAACCCCGGCAAAGCCAGCGGGCCAGCGGAGTTGGTCGAGCGCTACCGCAAGGCCTTCGGCTCACCGGTGCTGGAAGAGCTGCCGATTCTTGTATAG
- a CDS encoding REP-associated tyrosine transposase: protein MPPPQSSTATYFITSATWERRPFLSIPGRAELFLQTLQHYRREGRYKLHAFVVMPDHFHLLLTPQGITIERAIGLIKGGFSHRLETNYPFWQKGFHDRRIRDSDEFLAQRHYIHQNPVVAGLVERAGDYPFSSAFTSAAKAAPADAAECDG from the coding sequence ATGCCGCCACCGCAGAGCTCCACGGCCACCTATTTCATCACGTCCGCGACATGGGAACGCCGCCCTTTTCTATCCATTCCGGGACGCGCAGAGCTATTTCTACAAACACTGCAGCATTACCGACGCGAAGGCCGTTACAAACTCCACGCCTTCGTCGTGATGCCCGATCATTTCCATCTCTTGCTGACTCCGCAAGGCATCACGATCGAACGCGCAATCGGCCTGATCAAAGGCGGGTTCTCGCATCGTCTGGAAACGAATTATCCGTTCTGGCAAAAGGGCTTTCACGACCGCCGCATTCGAGACTCGGATGAGTTTCTGGCGCAAAGACATTACATCCACCAGAACCCTGTTGTTGCGGGTCTCGTTGAGCGGGCGGGGGATTATCCGTTCTCCTCAGCATTCACCTCAGCGGCTAAAGCCGCTCCTGCAGATGCGGCTGAATGCGACGGCTGA
- a CDS encoding phospholipase C/P1 nuclease family protein: MRFPSLTRIASASALIAAIAVPANAWGPDGHMMINRLAALNLPADVPSFVRDQSGAAVIEYLGPEPDRWRNKAESELAATQAADHFIDMEWANYGKVPCGTNSPAPDAPDAKPVNDPSCVNGWMLPRKRFDFLRSLAAAQAQHPKDNLSPEGVGLQPWQVEEVWQRLKVDFREYRALKKANKDTHGVETAILFDCGWLGHYVGDGSQPLHVSIQYNGWTGPNPNGYTTAHKIHWQFENNFVINGADKEDVAKIVAASKAKIYDDEWIQYFTYLHQTGTSVQQVYKFEKAGALNDKGTPESRAFVDQCLANGAIELRDLIYSAWVHSADPVEEYNG; the protein is encoded by the coding sequence ATGCGCTTCCCGTCCCTCACCCGCATCGCCTCTGCCTCTGCGCTGATCGCCGCCATCGCCGTTCCCGCCAACGCCTGGGGACCCGACGGCCACATGATGATCAACCGCCTCGCCGCGTTGAACCTCCCCGCAGACGTACCCTCCTTCGTGCGCGACCAGTCCGGTGCTGCGGTCATCGAGTACCTCGGGCCGGAGCCCGACCGCTGGCGCAACAAGGCCGAGAGCGAACTCGCCGCCACGCAGGCCGCCGACCACTTCATCGACATGGAATGGGCGAACTACGGCAAGGTGCCCTGCGGCACGAACTCGCCCGCACCCGATGCGCCCGACGCGAAGCCGGTCAACGACCCGTCCTGCGTGAACGGCTGGATGCTTCCGCGCAAGCGCTTCGACTTCCTGCGCTCGCTCGCCGCCGCGCAAGCCCAGCATCCCAAGGACAACCTCTCGCCCGAAGGCGTCGGCCTGCAGCCCTGGCAGGTGGAAGAAGTCTGGCAGCGGCTCAAGGTCGACTTCCGCGAGTACCGCGCACTGAAGAAGGCCAACAAGGACACCCACGGCGTCGAGACCGCGATCCTCTTCGACTGCGGCTGGCTCGGCCACTATGTCGGCGACGGCTCGCAGCCGCTGCACGTCAGCATCCAGTACAACGGCTGGACCGGCCCCAACCCCAACGGCTACACCACCGCACATAAGATCCACTGGCAGTTCGAGAACAACTTCGTCATCAACGGCGCCGATAAGGAAGACGTCGCCAAGATCGTCGCCGCCAGTAAGGCGAAGATCTACGACGATGAGTGGATTCAGTACTTCACCTACCTGCACCAGACCGGCACCAGCGTCCAGCAGGTATACAAGTTCGAGAAGGCCGGCGCGCTCAACGACAAGGGCACGCCCGAGTCGCGCGCCTTCGTCGACCAGTGCCTCGCCAACGGCGCCATCGAACTCCGCGACCTCATCTACTCGGCCTGGGTCCATTCGGCTGATCCGGTGGAAGAGTACAACGGCTAA
- a CDS encoding DUF2062 domain-containing protein produces the protein MLTIVKNKIVRPLLDLLRSGATPERLAWSLAVGAAVGINPLLGSTTLLALALAAVLRLNVVASQLSNHLLYPLELLLFPVWIKLGVMLFRTEGLPLTKDALFDAVKHHPWDTTKLLWGWEWHALVVWAAAMCVAVPVMAWALRLALRRMLTSQSVAA, from the coding sequence GTGCTGACGATCGTAAAAAACAAGATTGTGCGACCGCTGCTGGATTTGCTGCGCAGCGGAGCAACGCCCGAAAGGCTGGCGTGGTCGCTGGCAGTCGGTGCGGCGGTGGGCATCAACCCGCTGCTGGGCTCGACGACGTTGTTGGCTCTGGCGCTGGCTGCGGTGCTGCGGCTGAATGTGGTGGCGTCGCAACTCTCGAACCATCTGCTCTATCCGTTGGAACTGCTGCTGTTTCCGGTGTGGATCAAGCTGGGCGTCATGCTCTTCCGCACGGAGGGCCTGCCGCTGACGAAGGATGCGCTTTTCGACGCGGTGAAACATCATCCGTGGGACACCACCAAGCTGCTGTGGGGGTGGGAGTGGCATGCGCTGGTGGTCTGGGCTGCGGCGATGTGCGTGGCGGTTCCGGTGATGGCGTGGGCGCTGCGTCTGGCTCTGCGCAGGATGTTGACGTCGCAAAGCGTCGCCGCTTAG
- a CDS encoding lysophospholipid acyltransferase family protein: MIFRKLFRLVRVVLVFAYYIVEVIIRRPKTRALRAAWLSRLCKSLMRAANITVSVEGPIPTQGAVITNHLNLTDILAHSAVNPCVFISKMEVRKLPVMGWVSMMAGTLYVERGAGGQAAKAAERMARDFREGVPVVFFPEGTTGTGEVDLLPFRSGLIAQTIMAKQPIYPGFLHYDLSADDLARGLTTVKDLHWGTQPMGAHLWTLLGIKATHCTIRFASEPIAFTPAGLANRKIAVVEAQAAVQALVMPLQSTPAPASR, from the coding sequence TTGATCTTCCGCAAGTTATTCCGCCTTGTCCGCGTCGTCCTTGTCTTCGCTTACTACATTGTTGAAGTCATCATCCGTCGCCCGAAGACGCGCGCCCTCCGCGCCGCATGGCTCTCGCGTCTCTGCAAGAGCCTGATGCGCGCGGCGAACATCACGGTCAGCGTGGAAGGCCCCATCCCCACGCAGGGGGCGGTGATCACCAACCATCTGAACCTCACCGACATCCTCGCTCACTCTGCAGTGAACCCCTGCGTCTTCATCTCCAAGATGGAAGTGCGCAAGCTGCCGGTGATGGGCTGGGTCAGCATGATGGCTGGCACGCTCTACGTCGAGCGCGGCGCTGGTGGCCAGGCAGCGAAGGCCGCCGAGCGCATGGCGCGCGACTTCCGCGAAGGCGTTCCCGTCGTCTTCTTCCCGGAAGGCACCACCGGCACGGGCGAAGTAGACCTGCTGCCCTTCCGCTCCGGTCTGATCGCGCAGACCATCATGGCCAAGCAGCCCATTTATCCGGGCTTCCTGCACTACGATCTCTCTGCGGACGATCTCGCTCGCGGCCTGACCACGGTCAAGGATCTCCACTGGGGAACGCAGCCGATGGGCGCTCATCTCTGGACGCTGCTCGGCATCAAGGCCACCCATTGCACCATCCGTTTCGCCAGCGAGCCCATCGCCTTCACGCCCGCCGGCCTTGCGAACCGCAAGATCGCGGTGGTGGAAGCGCAGGCCGCCGTGCAGGCGCTGGTAATGCCTCTGCAATCAACACCTGCGCCCGCTAGTCGCTAG